CGGACGAATCGGTGCACGCCGGCTTCCATGCACGCCTCCCGGATCAGTCGGTGCGGCGCCGCGTGACGGCGGCGAACGCTCGGGCGCCCTGGCCGGCGCCGGGGGTGGGGCGGTGCGTCGGTCCGGCGCCCGGGGCGCCGTAGTAGCCCTCGTCGTGCCGGCCCTGCCGGTCCATGGCGGCCCGTACCGCGCGCCCGTCGGCCTGCTCCGGTTCCCCGTGCCCGGGGCCGTGATGGTGACCGTCGTGTTGATGGTGACCGCCATGGTGATGATGGCCGTCGTGGTGGTGGCCGGGTGCGGGCAGCGTGCGGTTGGGGTCGACCAGACGTGGCAGGACCTCCAGCGCGCGGTGCAGATCCCGCTCGTACTTCAGAACCACGTTGGCGGTGCCGGCGAGAACCTCCGGGTCGAGTTCGTCGACGCCCAGGACCGCGAGGGTGCGGGCCCAGTCGACGGTCTCGGAGATGCTGGGGCTCTTGCGCAGCGGCAGTTCGCGCAGGCCGCGCACCACGTCCACCAGGTGGCGGGCGGCCGCCTCGGGCAGCCCGGTGTCCTTGGCCCGTACGATCTCCAACTCCCGTTCCGCGTCGGGATAGTCGAGGAAGAGGTGCAGGCAGCGGCGCTTCAGCGCGGCCGACAGGTCGCGGGTGTTGTTGGAGGTGAGGACGACGTACGGGGGGACCTTCGCGGTGTACGTGCCGATCTCCGGCACCGACACCTGGTACTCGGCCAGGCACTCGAGGAGCACCGCCTCCAGTGCCTCGTCCGCCCGGTCGACCTCGTCGATGAGCAGGACCGCCGGCTGCTCGCCGCGCACCGCGTCCAGCAGCGGGCGCGGGGCGAGGAACCGGTCGGAGAAGAAGACGCTGTCCTGCTCCTCGATCCGGTGGACGGCGGAGGCCAGGTCGGGGGCGTCGGCCGTGAGGTCGCCGATCTTGTCCCGGAGCATCTGGGTGTACAGCAGCTGCTTGCCGTAGTCCCACTCGTACAGGGCACGGCTCTCGTCCTGGCCCTCGTAACACTGCAGGCGCAGCAGCCGGCGCCCGCTGGCTGCTGCCAACGTCTTGGCCAGCTCGGTCTTGCCGACGCCGGCCGGGCCCTCCAGCAGCAGCGGCTTCTCGAGTCTGGTCTGCAGGAACACAGTGGTGGCGAGCCGCCGGTCGGCGATGTAGCCGTGGGCGGCGAACCGCTCGGCGACGTCCTCGGCCGAGCCGAACGCGGGGTTCTCGGGTGTGGCGGGCACGGTTCCTCCGTCCGATGGGGCGGGAGCGGGGGGCGGCGTCCCAGGTCGCCCCCCGCTCCCGGGCACGAGGCGCTCAGCCGAGCAGGTCGTCCAGGTCGCCGGTCATGCAGTGCTCGACGACGGGGCGCACCGTGTCGAACGTGCACTCCTTGGCGTTGCCCGGGGTGCAGGCGTCACCGAGCACGTGGTTCGTGATGCGGTCGACGTCGGCGGCGTCGCCCTTGATGACCTTCGCCTGCTCGTAGAACTTCGTCGGGCCCTGCCCGAGGCGGTTCTTGGAGTAGGTCTCCTGCTGGACGTCGGTGAACTTCTCGGGGATGCCGACGTCACGCAGCAGCCGGATGCCCGCGGCGAGCGCCGCCTCGGCGGCCTGCACCTTCGTCATGCCGTGCGTGTCCACGCCCATCGCCTCGGCGATGTCCGCGAACCGCTCGTAGTGGGCCGGCATGTTGAACGCCCACACCCGGGGGAGTGCGATGGCGTTGTTGAGGCCGTGGTGGGTGTCGTAGAACGCGCTGACCGCGTGCGAGATGGAGTGGATGATGCCCAGGCCGCCGGAGTTGAACGCCTGCGCCGCGATGTACTGTGCGTACATCATGCCCTCGCGCCCGGCCAGGTCCTGGCCGTTCCACACCGCCTGGCGCAGATGGCGGGCGGTGAGCCTGATCGCGTGCAGCGCGTTGCCCAGCGACGGCTGGAAGTCCAGCCGCGAGACGTACGGTTCCGAGGCGTGCGCGAGTACGTCGAAGCCGCACTGCGCCGTGTAGTCGAGGGGGCAGTCGTAGTACAGCGTGGGGTCGTCGATGGCCAGGCTGGCCACCGAGGCGTCGTCGAAGGCGACGTACTTGTGCGGGTTGTCCGGGTCCGTGGTCGTGTCGGTGATGACGTACGCCCACGAGGTCTCCGAACCGGTGCCGGCCGTGGTGGAGACGGCGATGTGCGGCGGGTTCTTGGGGTTCTCGGACTTGTTGAAGCCCTCGAAGTCGTTGACGCTGCGGCCGTCGTGGGCGACGGAGATACGGGCTCCCTTGCACGCGTCGTGCGACGAGCCGCCGCCGATCGACACGAACGAGTCGCACTTGTTCTCCTGGTACAGCGCCACGGCGTCCATGACGTTGTAGTCCTTGGGGTTCGACTCGACCTTGTCGTACACCACGACCTCAAGGCCGTGGTACTTCATCGACTCGACGATCTTGTGCACCGTGTCGCTGCCGCGCAGACCGGTGGTCATCACCAGCGTGCGGCGGAATCCCAGCTTCTTGGCCTCCGGACCGATCAGCTCATGGGCGCCCGGGCCCATCAGCGCCCGGGGGAAGGGGTGGAATTCCTTGATCGGGAACGGCTTGAGAAGTTCTTCGACCTGCATGATCGCGACTGTCCTCTCCGCGCGGTCGGGCCGCGCGTCCTGCGTCGACTGCTCCGTTGCCGGCGGCGCAGATGTCCGGGGTGGAGCACGGACGTGCCGGAGTTGGTGGCGTGACTCACCCTCCGGGAACGCGGTGCGCGGCGACACCGGCCGCTCGGACGGCTGCGCGGCGCGGACGCAGGGGGCGCGACCTGACCGATCGGACGGGGCGCCCGGCGGACACCGGCCCTGGCGCCGCACACCTGTCCGACCGGACAGGGTGAGGGCGGCCGGAAGCAGGGTGAGCGGCGCGGCGGCCCGGCCGTAGCGTCGAGTACGGCCCGGTCACCGCGCGACGGAACCGGCCGCAACCCAACTCCCCTTTTCCTTCAGGAGGCTTGCCGTGAACGAGGACCAGATCGGGGCCGAGCAGGACACCATCAACGTCGCCGATGAACTCGTCGAGGAGGTCCTCGTCGAAGAGGTCTCCATCGACGGCATGTGCGGCGTCTACTGAGGCCCGCCATGCCGTCCCCGGCGTTCGACGTGGCCCGCCCCTACCGGCTGAACCCTTCCGTCGCGCTGCGCCCCGAGCCGTTCGGGGCGCTCGCCTACCACTTCGGCAATCGCCGGCTGTCCTTCCTCAAGGCACCGGAACTCGTCGAACTGGTCCGGGGGCTCGACCGTCACCCCAGCGTCGGGGACGCCCTCGCCGGCGTGCCCGACGTCCGGCGGGGTGCCTTCCTGCGCGCGCTGGCCTCCCTGGCCGCCGCCGACATGATCATTCCCCAGCACAGTGGAACCGGAGCTCGGTGATGACCACCCTTCACGATCCACCGCACACCCCCGAGCGGGTGCCGGCCCTCGTCGAGCAGTTCAAGGGCGGTCTGCACGCTCCGATCTGCCTGACCTGGGAGTGGACCTACGCGTGCAACCTGTCCTGCGCGCACTGCCTGTCCTCGTCCGGGCGACGCGACCCGCTGGAGCTGTCCACGGACGAGATCAAGTCCGTGATCGACGAGCTGCAGCGCATGCAGGTCTTCTACGTCAACGTCGGCGGCGGCGAACCCACGGTCCGCCCCGACTTCTGGGAGCTGCTGGACTACGCGATCGCCCACCAGGTCGGCGTGAAGTTCTCCACCAACGGGCTGCGCCTGACCCCCGAGCGGGCCCGGCGGCTGGCCGCGACCGACTACGTCGACATCCAGATCTCCCTGGACGGCGCCACCCGCGAGGTCAACGACGCGGTGCGCGGCCGGGGTTCGTACGACATGGCGATCCGGGCCATGGAGAACCTCGCCGACGCCGGTTTCCGGGACTTCAAGATCTCCGTGGTGATGACTCGCCAGAACGTCGCCCAGCTCGACGACTTCGCCGCCATCGCCGACCGCTACGGCGCACAGTTGCGCATCACCCGGCTCAGGCCCTCCGGGCGGGGCGCGGACGTGTGGGACGAACTGCACCCCACCGCCGAGCAGCAGTACGACATCTACTCCTGGCTGCTCGGGCACGGCGAGAAGGTGCTCACCGGGGACTCCTTCTTCCATCTCAACGCGCTGGGTTCGGAGCCCATCCCGGGGCTGAACCTGTGCGGCGCGGGACGCGTGGTGTGCCTGATCGACCCGGTCGGCGACGTGTACGCCTGCCCGTTCGCCATCCACGACGCGTTCAAGGCCGGCAACGTCCGCTCCCCGGGCGGCTTCGACCGGGTCTGGCGGGAGTCGGCGCTCTTCGCCGAGCTGCGCCGGCCCTCCACCGGGGGCGCCTGCTCCGGCTGCCCCGCGTACGACACCTGCCAGGGCGGCTGCATGGCCGCGAAGTTCTTCACCGGCCTGCCGCTCGACGGCCCCGACCCCGAGTGCGTCAAAGGCCACGGCGCCGCCGCGCTCTCGGCGGTGGCGCGGGACGCGCTCCCACGCCAGGGCAACGACCACTCGCACCGGACCGTGCCCCTGGGCATGCCCGCCGTGCGCACCGCCCGCCCCGACCGCCTCTGTGACGAGAGCCCGCTGGCCGGCGCCGGCCTCGCCGTACACACCGTGAAAGGAACGTCATGAGCAAGTGGTTCGAGACGGTCGCCGAGGCCCAGCGAAGGGCGGGCAAGCGGCTGCCGAAGTCGGTCTACAGCGCACTGCTCGCGGGTTCCGAGAAGGGCACGTCCTACGACGACAACACCAAGGCGTTCGCGGAACTCGGGTTCGCGCCCCACGTCGCCGGGCTGTCGGCCAAGCGGGACCAGTCGACGACGGTCCTGGGCGAGCAGATCTCGCTGCCGGTGATCATCTCCCCGACCGGGGTGCAGGCGGTGCACCCCGACGGCGAGGTGGCCGTCGCCCGCGCCGCCGCGGCCCGCGGCACGGCGATGGGCCTCAGTTCCTTCGCGAGCAAGCCGCTGGCAGACGTGGTGGCCGCCAACCCGCAGACGTTCTTCCAGATGTACTGGATGGGCTCGAAGGACGCGATGCTGCGCCGCATCCAGCACGCCTACGAAGCAGGCGCGAAGGCACTGATCGTCACTCTCGACTGGTCCTTCTCGCACGGCCGTGACTGGGGCAGTCCGAAGATTCCCGAGCGGCTGGACCTGAAGGCCATGGCGCGGTTCGCGCCGGAGGCGCTCACGCGCCCGAGCTGGCTGCTGGACTTCCTCAAGTCGCGCAGCCTGCCCGACCTGACCACGCCGAACCTCGCCGATCCGGGCCGGGGCGCGCCCACGTTCTTCGGCGCGTACGGCGAGTGGATGCAGACCCCGCCGCCCTCGTGGGAGGACGTCCGCTGGCTGCGCGAGCAGTGGGACGGGCCGTTCCTGCTGAAGGGCATCTGCAGGGTGGACGACGCGTTGCGCGCGGTCGACGCGGGAGTCACCGCGATCTCGGTGTCCAACCACGGTGGGAACAACCTCGACAGCACCCCGGCCCCGATCCGCGCCCTCCCGGCCGTCGC
This genomic interval from Streptomyces sp. NBC_00557 contains the following:
- the mftC gene encoding mycofactocin radical SAM maturase (MftC is a radical SAM/SPASM enzyme that catalyzes the first two steps in biosynthesis of the electron carrier mycofactocin from the terminal Val-Tyr dipeptide of the precursor peptide MftA.), which encodes MTTLHDPPHTPERVPALVEQFKGGLHAPICLTWEWTYACNLSCAHCLSSSGRRDPLELSTDEIKSVIDELQRMQVFYVNVGGGEPTVRPDFWELLDYAIAHQVGVKFSTNGLRLTPERARRLAATDYVDIQISLDGATREVNDAVRGRGSYDMAIRAMENLADAGFRDFKISVVMTRQNVAQLDDFAAIADRYGAQLRITRLRPSGRGADVWDELHPTAEQQYDIYSWLLGHGEKVLTGDSFFHLNALGSEPIPGLNLCGAGRVVCLIDPVGDVYACPFAIHDAFKAGNVRSPGGFDRVWRESALFAELRRPSTGGACSGCPAYDTCQGGCMAAKFFTGLPLDGPDPECVKGHGAAALSAVARDALPRQGNDHSHRTVPLGMPAVRTARPDRLCDESPLAGAGLAVHTVKGTS
- the mftD gene encoding pre-mycofactocin synthase MftD (MftD, an enzyme found in the mycofactocin biosynthesis locus, performs an oxidative deamination of 3-amino-5-[(p-hydroxyphenyl)methyl]-4,4-dimethyl-2-pyrrolidinone (AHDP). The resulting compound, now called pre-mycofactocin (PMFT), is a biologically active redox cofactor that can oxidize the non-exchangeable NADH of TIGR03971 family SDR-type oxidoreductases.) produces the protein MSKWFETVAEAQRRAGKRLPKSVYSALLAGSEKGTSYDDNTKAFAELGFAPHVAGLSAKRDQSTTVLGEQISLPVIISPTGVQAVHPDGEVAVARAAAARGTAMGLSSFASKPLADVVAANPQTFFQMYWMGSKDAMLRRIQHAYEAGAKALIVTLDWSFSHGRDWGSPKIPERLDLKAMARFAPEALTRPSWLLDFLKSRSLPDLTTPNLADPGRGAPTFFGAYGEWMQTPPPSWEDVRWLREQWDGPFLLKGICRVDDALRAVDAGVTAISVSNHGGNNLDSTPAPIRALPAVADAVGHQIEVLLDSGIRRGSDVVKALALGARAVMIGRAYLWGLAAGGQSGVENVLDILRGGIDSALLGLGRSSVHELTRDDVVIPPGFTRTLGGA
- the mdo gene encoding NDMA-dependent methanol dehydrogenase (This methanol dehydrogenase is considered a nicotinoprotein, since its NADP cofactor remains is not dissociable, but instead remains permanently bound. A member of this family has been shown to act as a formaldehyde dismutase, able to convert two molecules of formaldehyde (plus one water molecule) into one of methanol and one of formate, with no net change in its redox state. More recently, it was shown in Mycobacterium smegmatis that this enzyme is critical to ethanol utilization, for which the biosynthesis of the cofactor-like electron carrier mycofactocin is also required.), translating into MQVEELLKPFPIKEFHPFPRALMGPGAHELIGPEAKKLGFRRTLVMTTGLRGSDTVHKIVESMKYHGLEVVVYDKVESNPKDYNVMDAVALYQENKCDSFVSIGGGSSHDACKGARISVAHDGRSVNDFEGFNKSENPKNPPHIAVSTTAGTGSETSWAYVITDTTTDPDNPHKYVAFDDASVASLAIDDPTLYYDCPLDYTAQCGFDVLAHASEPYVSRLDFQPSLGNALHAIRLTARHLRQAVWNGQDLAGREGMMYAQYIAAQAFNSGGLGIIHSISHAVSAFYDTHHGLNNAIALPRVWAFNMPAHYERFADIAEAMGVDTHGMTKVQAAEAALAAGIRLLRDVGIPEKFTDVQQETYSKNRLGQGPTKFYEQAKVIKGDAADVDRITNHVLGDACTPGNAKECTFDTVRPVVEHCMTGDLDDLLG
- the mftB gene encoding mycofactocin biosynthesis chaperone MftB (MftB, a small protein, is a peptide chaperone that assists the radical SAM enzyme MftC in performing two modifications to the C-terminal Val-Tyr dipeptide of the mycofactocin precursor peptide, MftA. MftB's role is analogous to the role of PqqD in the biosynthesis of PQQ, a cofactor that derives entirely from a Tyr and a Glu in the precursor PqqA.) encodes the protein MPSPAFDVARPYRLNPSVALRPEPFGALAYHFGNRRLSFLKAPELVELVRGLDRHPSVGDALAGVPDVRRGAFLRALASLAAADMIIPQHSGTGAR
- a CDS encoding AAA family ATPase, producing the protein MPATPENPAFGSAEDVAERFAAHGYIADRRLATTVFLQTRLEKPLLLEGPAGVGKTELAKTLAAASGRRLLRLQCYEGQDESRALYEWDYGKQLLYTQMLRDKIGDLTADAPDLASAVHRIEEQDSVFFSDRFLAPRPLLDAVRGEQPAVLLIDEVDRADEALEAVLLECLAEYQVSVPEIGTYTAKVPPYVVLTSNNTRDLSAALKRRCLHLFLDYPDAERELEIVRAKDTGLPEAAARHLVDVVRGLRELPLRKSPSISETVDWARTLAVLGVDELDPEVLAGTANVVLKYERDLHRALEVLPRLVDPNRTLPAPGHHHDGHHHHGGHHQHDGHHHGPGHGEPEQADGRAVRAAMDRQGRHDEGYYGAPGAGPTHRPTPGAGQGARAFAAVTRRRTD
- the mftA gene encoding mycofactocin precursor MftA (Mycofactocin is a small molecule electron carrier derived from the final two amino acids, Val-Tyr, of MftA, the mycofactocin precursor. It plays a role in redox homeostasis and the metabolism of alcohols and aldehydes in Actinobacteria, including Mycobacterium tuberculosis.); its protein translation is MNEDQIGAEQDTINVADELVEEVLVEEVSIDGMCGVY